In Symphalangus syndactylus isolate Jambi chromosome 6, NHGRI_mSymSyn1-v2.1_pri, whole genome shotgun sequence, a genomic segment contains:
- the OR2A25 gene encoding olfactory receptor 2A25 — protein MGGNQTSITEFLLLGFPIGPRIQMLLFGLFSLFYIFTLLGNGTILGLISLDSRLHTPMYFFLSHLAVVDITYACNTVPQMLVNLLHPAKHISFAGCMTQMFLFLSFAHTECLLLVVMSYDRYVAICHPLRYSTIMTWKVCITLALTSWILGVLLALVHLVLLLPLSFCGPQKLNHFFCEIMAVLKLACADTHINEVMVLAGAVSVLVGPFFSIVISYVHILCAILKIRSGEGCQKVFSICSSHLCVVGLFYGTAIIVYVEPQYESPKEQKKYLLLFHSLFNPMLNPLIYCLRNKEVQGALKRMLEKDRTS, from the coding sequence ATGGGGGGAAATCAGACTTCCATCACAGAGTTCCTCCTACTGGGATTTCCCATTGGCCCAAGGATTCAGATGCTCCTCTTTGGGCTCTTCTCCCTGTTCTACATCTTCACCCTGCTGGGGAACGGGACCATCCTGGGGCTCATCTCACTGGACTCCAgactccacacccccatgtacttcttcctctcacACCTGGCAGTCGTCGACATCACCTATGCTTGCAACACGGTGCCCCAGATGCTGGTGAACCTCCTGCATCCAGCCAAGCACATCTCCTTTGCTGGCTGCATGACCcagatgtttctgtttttgagtttTGCACATACAGAATGTCTCCTCCTGGTGGTGATGTCCTATGATCGGTACGTGGCCATCTGCCACCCTCTCCGATATTCTACCATCATGACCTGGAAAGTCTGCATCACTTTGGCATTGACTTCCTGGATTTTAGGAGTCTTATTGGCCCTTGTCCATCTAGTGTTACTGCTACCACTGTCCTTCTGTGGACCCCAGAAACTTAATCACTTTTTCTGTGAAATTatggctgttctcaaacttgCCTGTGCGGATACCCACATTAATGAGGTAATGGTTTTGGCAGGGGCAGTGTCTGTGCTGGTGGGACCTTTCTTTTCCATTGTAATATCTTATGTTCATATTCTATGTGCCATTCTAAAGATTCGGTCAGGAGAGGGGTGTCAGAAAGTCTTCTCTAtctgctcctcccacctctgcgTGGTTGGACTCTTTTATGGCACAGCCATCATCGTGTATGTTGAGCCCCAATATGAGAGCCCCAAGGAGCAGAAGAAATATCTCCTGCTGTTTCATAGCCTCTTCAATCCCATGCTTAATCCCCTAATTTATTGTCTTAGGAACAAGGAAGTCCAAGGTGCTCTAAAGAGGATGCTTGAAAAGGACAGAACTTCATGA
- the LOC129485149 gene encoding LOW QUALITY PROTEIN: olfactory receptor 2A14-like (The sequence of the model RefSeq protein was modified relative to this genomic sequence to represent the inferred CDS: substituted 1 base at 1 genomic stop codon) has product MEGNKTWITDITLLGFQVGPAQEILLCGLFSVFYTLTLLGNGVIFGIICLDCKLHTPMYFFLSHLAIVDISYASNNVPKMLTNLMNQKRTISFLPCIMQTFLYLAFAHIECLILVVMSYDRYAAICHPLRYNVLMSWRVCTVLAVASWVFSFLLALVHLVLILRLPFCGPHEINHFFCEILSVLRLACADTXLNQVVIFAACMFILVGPLCLVLVSYSHILAAILRIQSGEGRRKAFSTCSSHLCVVGIFFGSAIVVYMAPKSRHPEEQQKVLSLFYSLFNPMLNPLIYSLRNAEVKGALRRALRKERLT; this is encoded by the coding sequence ATGGAAGGCAACAAGACATGGATCACAGACATCAccttgctgggattccaggttgGTCCAGCACAGGAGATTCTCCTCTGTGGACTTTTCTCTGTCTTCTATACACTTACCCTGCTGGGGAATGGGGTCATCTTTGGGATTATCTGCCTGGACTGTAAGCTTCACAcacccatgtacttcttcctctcacACCTGGCCATTGTTGACATATCCTATGCTTCCAACAATGTCCCCAAGATGCTGACGAATCTTATGAACCAGAAAAGAACCATCTCCTTTTTGCCATGCATAATGCAGACATTCTTGTATTTGGCTTTTGCTCACATAGAGTGTCTGATTTTGGTGGTGATGTCCTATGATCGCTATGCAGCCATCTGCCACCCCTTACGTTACAATGTCCTCATGAGCTGGAGAGTGTGCACTGTCCTGGCTGTGGCTTCCTGGGTGTTCAGCTTCCTCCTGGCTCTGGTCCATTTAGTTCTCATCCTGAGGCTGCCCTTCTGTGGGCCTCATGAAATCAACCACTTCTtttgtgaaatcctgtctgtccTCAGGCTGGCCTGTGCCGATACCTGACTCAACCAGGTGGTCATCTTTGCAGCCTGCATGTTCATCCTGGTGGGGCCGCTCTGCCTGGTGCTGGTCTCCTACTCACACATCCTGGCGGCCATCTTGAGGATCCAGTCTGGGGAGGGCCGCAGAAAGGCCTTCTCcacctgctcctcccacctctgcgTGGTGGGAATCTTCTTTGGCAGCGCCATTGTCGTGTACATGGCCCCCAAATCCCGCCATCCTGAGGAGCAGCAGAAGGTCCTTTCCCTGTTTTACAGCCTTTTCAACCCAATGCTGAACCCCCTGATATATAGCCTAAGGAATGCAGAGGTCAAGGGCGCTCTGAGGAGGGCACTGAGGAAGGAGAGGCTGACGTGA